In the Saccharococcus thermophilus genome, TTGCGCATTCGGCAACGACTTTGTTCACTTCGGGACATTGTGTCAGCCAGTGTACGAAAGCGCGAACCGCTTCGGTCGCATATCCTTTTCCCTCGTACTTTGGTACAATCCCATAGCCAATCTCAATAACCCCGTTTTCATCCGGAGCGCCTTTGCCTCCAATTTCTTCAATAATCATGGAATTGCCTTTGTGAACGATAAGCCCGCTCCACTTTTGTTGTTCAGGATGTTTCTTCCATTGCTCCAAAAGCCACGGCAATATTTCCCCATAATCGCGGTTTGGCCACTCTGCCGCAACGTCATACCCAGAAGCCTTTTTCAACGCTTCCTTGCCTTCCACTGCAGCTTCTAGACAGTTCATGGAAAAACGAATGATCTGTAAACGTTTTGTTTCTATGAGAGACATTTTTTAACACACCTCTCTTACTTCCCCATTGTCTTCCCTCTTTAAGAAACAAACTCGAGAATCGTCTTAATCACTTCCGTTTCCCAGCGATGTGCGTCAAACGTATGGTTGGCTCCTTCAATCAAATGGACGGTGGCGCGATTGCCGTAGCATAATTGCTCATACAGATGGCTGACGCGGTACGGTACGACATCATCTTTCGTTCCATGAATCAACAGCACAGGGCCGTCGTACGGCTTGGCACGCTCAAATACGTTGATCGTTTGTAAATCCTCCAAAAACGCGTGTCCGACTAAGTTGCCTCCGTGATCAAAATACGGAGCGATCACATCGATATTCCCTTGCCGAATCGTCTCCGCAATCAGCTCGTACATGTTTCCCGCCGGCGCCATAAGAATTAATTTGGCGACATCGTTCGGCCTTTCGCCGGCAACGACGCTGGCGACCAGTCCACCCATGCTGAGGCCGAGCAAGTAAATGCGCGATGGGTCAATGCTCTCATCGCGTTTGACAAAGTCGACAATCGCATGCGCTTCCTCTATTTCTTTTGATATGGTCATGTCTTCAAAATCGCCGTCGCTTTCCCCGCTGCCCAAAAAGTCGAAGCGAAAACTGGCAATTCCTTTCTTCTCCAGCGCGCGCGATATTTTTAAAAATAAACGGTGCGGTTCTAGTTTCGTGCCGGTAAATCCGTGAAACAAAATAACCGCAGGGATCTTTTCACCAAGCGCTTTTTCCGGGATATGCTCCATCCCGCGCAATGTCATGCCTCGATGAGTCAATGTAATCGCGTTTTGCACCTTCGCTCGCCTCTCTTTATTATTTTTTTTATCAACTACTAAGTTCGCTATATTTGTATGCGATTCCTCTATGATATATAGAATGTTTTTTCACCATTTGATACATAATCATGGCGGCTTTTCAAAAAATAAAGATGGAGGTGGTTTCATTTGGAACCGATGTTATGTCCGAACTGCAAAACGAACCGCACACGCTTTCACTTAATCGAGCAGCAGCCAAAAGCGGTAAAACTCCATCCGCAAACGGGTGAAATTGAACGAGAATACACAAACGAGACGTTAGAACCATTCCATCTTCCGTATCGCGGTCCAAGCTACCGCGTGCAGTGCGGCACATGTGGATTAATTGAGGATGCCGAGATGTTCATTCAACGTGCGAAATCTTCACAATGAGGTGAGAAACATGGCAAATAAAAAGCAAACTCCATCATCATCGGTCGATCAAAAACAGCTAGTTAACGACAAAGCAAAATCGGCAAGAGAAAAAGGCGATCAGCATATTCGCCGCGTCACGCCAAACGGAGCGGACGGGCAATAATCATAAAAGGTGGGCCTACTTCCCAATTCAAGTAAGCCCACCTTTTTCTAGAGATACATCGCCCATGTACCAATATCGCGAAAGCCAAGGCGTTTATGTTTGCTGAATCAACGTGGCAAACCCTTCGACATCAAAATCGCCTTGCGCATACGGAATATAAGATTTATAATACCGAAGCAGCACTGCTTTTAGATTGCCTGTTTCGTCCAATTCTCCCCAAATTTCTTGAAAGTCGGCATCATATCCAAACGATTCGATGCCACCGATAATAAATAATAAATAATTAAACGATGGTTCTTTTTGCAGAAACGAAAAAAGCAGGTCATGGTCATGCTTGTTAGACGCCGAATCATCTCTCCCCCTCTTTTTTTAGATTTTTACTATCATAACTATACTGAACCAAAATTAGGCAATCATCATATACATAAATTTTATGCAAACTGATGATAAACGAAACGGATGGAGGAAAAACGATGAAATTTGTTGACGAGCTATATGAGTACTATAAAAACCGGCTCACAGGCGATGAAGAAGATGCAGAAGTGATGACGATGTCGATTTTGGAAGAGCTTGACCGCAACGATTTGCTGCAGCTCATTCAAGAAATGGCCGATGAGGAATTAATGGGGATGGTGGGGCTTTACATTCTCGAAAGTCTAAAAGCGAAAATGGCGCAGGATGGAATCGGACAAACAAAACTACGCGATATGCCAATCGTTCATTGAAAAACAACAGGGATGACGTGACTACGCCATCCCTGAGATTATTTTATCGAAAAAACTCGACATCGTATCCTTCTTTTAACAGCACTTGGTGAATTTGATGAATATGCTCTTCGTTTTTCGTTTCGAGCGAAAAATGAATTTCCGCCTGACCCGGCAATACTTTCGCCCCGATGCGCTGATGGTGAATCGACATGACATTTGCTTCCAACTCGGCGATAATCCGCAACAGCTTATTGAGCTGGCCCGGCTTATCAGAAATGACGGTCGTAAACGTGACAAAACGACCGGATTCAACGAGCCCGCGCTCAATAATGCGCGAAATAAGGGTGACATCGACATTGCCTCCGCTTAATATGGCAACGACTTTTTTTCCAGCAAACGGCAACTTTTGATACAACAGCGCCGCCAGCGGGCACGCCGCCGATCCCTCGACTAACAGCTTGTTCCGCTCCAATAAATATAACATTGTCCGCGAAATTTCCGCTTCTTCCACGCAAACGACGCCATCGACATATTTTTCAATATATTTATACGTGATATTTCCTGGCTTCTTCACCGCAATCCCATCGGCAATCGTATCAGAGGAAGTAATCGTTACCGGCTTTTTATGGCGAAGGGCCGCCGTCATTCCCGGACAGGCCGATGATTCGACGCCATACACTTGGATTGACGGTTTTAGCTGTTTTAACGTAAACGCCAAACCAGCAAGCAAACCGCCGCCGCCAACCGGGCATAGAACAATATCGGCATCCGGAAGCTGCTCGAGAATTTCCAAGCCGATCGTGCCTTGTCCTGCCATGACCGCTAAATCATCAAACGGATGAACAAACGTCGCCCCTCTCTGCCGCTGCAATTCAAACGCATACTCAAGCGACTCATCAAAAACGTCGCCATATAAAATAACTTCCGCTCCATATCCTTTTGTTGCTTCTACTTTGCTTAACGGCGCTCCTTTCGGCATGACGATCGTGCACGGGATGCCGATCATGCTGCTGGAGTAGGCGACCCCTTGGGCATGATTCCCTGCCGATGCGGCAATCACCCCGCGTTTTCGTTCTTCTTCTGTCAACGACATAATTTTATTAAACGAGCCTCGCACTTTAAACGAACCGGTTTTTTGCAAGTTTTCCAATTTCATATACACATTATTGCCGGATAAATTGCTAAACGTTTGCGAATGCTCGAGCGGGGTTTGATGAACAATTCCTTTCATTTTCTCTCTTGCTTCTAACACATCATTTAACGTTAGCATCGTTTTCATCACCTAACTATTTTTCATTTCAGCTGTCACACTAATCATTATATAAGAAAAATGAGCGGTGCTACAAACTATACTGCATATAGCGTTTTTTTCCCTTCATTAAGTGAAAAGCATATAAAAGAAACGGAAATCCTAGAACGCTTAAAAGTGCCAGCAAGCCAAAAATGTAGATTCCATGTGACACACCAAACAAAGAAATGAAACATCCCCCTAATGTTGGTCCAAATGCATTTCCAATCGCTGTAAATCCCATTGCCCCAAAATATAAACCTTTCATATTCGGTTTAGCGATTTGATCAATAAATAAATCCCCCATGGTAAACATCATCACTTCGCCCATTGTAAAGACAACCATCGCCGCAACAAGAAGCATGGGCTCATCGACAAACCCAAACAAAAACAAGCCGCAACCCACTGTCACCGTTCCTGACATAATCGATACAATCGGAGAAAAATATTTCCCGATTCGCGAGATCGGGTACTGCATGACTAATACGGAAACAGCGTTAACAACGATTAAATATGAAAATAGCTCAACCCCGTTTTGAAACTGTGGTGCGCTCGATAAGTATTGCGGAATCGTCGAATTAAATTGTGAATAACCTGCGGTTCCTAAAATCATGCCAATCATGGCTAATAAAAAGATTTTATCATGTGCGAGCACGTTGCACGCGCTTCGCAACGTAACGCGTTCCTTCGATGGATGCGCAGAAACGGCTCGAGAATCTCCGTAGCGGCGGAACAAAAACAATAGTGATGCCCCGTACAGCATATAAATCGTAGCTGTAAGCCAAAACGCCGAAGTGGAAGAAGCGCTCCCCATTTTTAAGCCGAGCAGCGGGCCGACAGCGGCGCCGACGTTAATCGCTGCATAACGCAGATTAAACACAAGCAATTTTTTCTTTTGGTCGGTTAAATCGGATAATAACGCCCGCGAAGAAGGTTCAAAAAAAGAACGGCATATACCGTTAAATGCGTTGCAAAGAAAAAAGAGGGCAACATGATCAGCCACGGCAAAACCGATAAACACAAGCACCCATAGCCAAATGGAAACAAGCATCACCCGCTTTCTCCCAAACCGATCGGATAAATGTCCCCCGATAAAGCCGGCAAATAAACTAACAAAGGAGCTAATCCCAATAATTGCCCCAGCCTCCACAGGACTGATTCCTTTTACCTTGGTTAAATAAATCGACAAAAACGGAATCGTCATAAACGACGCTGTCCTCGCAAACAGCGTGCCGATGATAATATGTAAGCTGATTGGATGTAATGCAAGAACGTTTCGCATATGTTTCCTCCTAGTGCATATGGTTTTGCAAATTTCCTTTGACTCACTCGGGCGCATCGTCGGCCCGGCAGTTGCCGGTTGGATGTTACAAAAATGGCCGAACTTCCTTATCTTTTTGACATTGGATTATCGATTGCGCGCTCGTTCTTTACCACCCATTTTCTAAACAATGAAGAGGGATGCACCGTACGTTGTCTTGGGAAAGTCTCTCCTCTTTTTAATTGTTTATTTAGAACATAGTTTAATAAAAATTATAAATATTTCTATTATTTTTGGTATAATATTGAATGGTAAAATATTTTTTCATTATACGCAACTAAATTTTATTAAAATATTTCGATTTACGTAATATTTTCCACTCTTTCAGAACCTCTCCCAAAATTTTTTTCATAAGCCCCTAAACAGAATGTGGGCGAAAAAGGTTCATAATAAGAAGCTTGCAAAAATAGCTAGATTCGTTCAAAATTTGCTTATATAAAATCAAACGATACGGGAAAGGATGAAACAGATTGACGGAAAAATTGTATTACACTTCCCCGACGACTAGCGAATGGACAACAACGATCACAAGTGCGGAAAAAGACGGAGATACATACCTTGTCACATTGGCGGAAACGGCGTTCTATCCCGAAGGCGGCGGACAGCCTTTCGACAACGGAGTGATCGCAGGTATCCCCGTGCTTGAAGTGTTCGAAAAAAATGAAGAAGTATATCATCGTCTTCCTTCCCTTCCTTCTGCATCAACTGTTCGTTGCCAAATTGATATGGCGCGGCGTCTCGACCATACCCAGCAGCATAGTGGCCAGCATTTATTGTCCGCCGTGTGCATCGAACTGTTTGACGCGCATACCGTCGGATTTCATATGGGCAGTGAAGTCGTAACAATCGATTTAAACGTCCCGTCTTTATCGGAAGAGGCGCTTACGTCCATCGAAAACCGCGCCAATGAAATCATTTATGCCAATATCCCTGTCGAAACCTATTACGTAACAAAAGAAGAAGCTCACCAGCTTCCGTTTCGCAAGCTTCCTGAGATTGAAGGAGATATCCGCGTTGTCGAAATAAAAGGGGTTGATGTTTCCGCTTGCTGCGGCACGCATGTATCGCGGACCGGGGAAATCGGCATGATAAAGCTACTAAGAACGGAACGCCATCGCGGAATGACGCGCCTTTCGTTTGTTTGCGGCAAACGCGCGCTTACCGACTACCAGCTGTCCCATCGCGTCGTGACTGCCGCTTCTTTGCGGCTGGGAACAAATCGGGATATGCTGCTTGACGTTCTCGGCAAATGGGAAGCGGAAAAGAAAGAGATGCAAAAACGGCTTGAACAATATAAGGAGATCCTATTTGCAATAGAGGCGGAAAACGCCGCTCAACAGGCAAAGCAAGAACAAGTCGTCGTGCGTGTTTATGAACAATATACCTTGAAGGACATACAAACAATCGCTGGCATCATCGCCAACCGCTATGAAAAAACAGCGGTGCTCGCTACAACATTAGAGCAACGCATCGCAATCGCCAAAGCGCCTTCCCATTTGCTCCATGCCGGAAAGTGGCTGAAGGAAATGCTGGCCTCCTCAAGCGGAAAAGGCGGCGGAAACGAGCGACAGGCACAGGCCGTTTTTCCATCCACAGAAGAGATGCAGAAATTTCTCCGTTTATTGCAAGACGATATCAAAAAGGGGAGCGCCCGTGATTGACGTCCATCTTCATCTTAGCCAATAACAGTATTAAAAACATGGCGGAAAGCGGGAATTGCGGGGGCAGACAGCGGTTTTCACCGACTTGCGCTCCAGCGGTCGGACACGGGAATGACAGAAAAGATGGCGAAACAATCACCGCCAATACGAAAAAATTGTACCTGCAATGATAGCCAAAATAAGCATATTTTTGTACAATAATTAATGGATGTTTAATTAAGGAGTTTGGGATGATGGACGATTTATCGTACGAACACCTGAAACAGCGCATAGCGGAATTAGAACAGCAAATACAATTTTACCAAAATTTTATTAAAAAAATTCCATTTCCATTCGTTTTCACCGATTACAAAACAGGAATGAAATTAGAAAAAAGCTGCGGAAAATCGACGCCGATCATAAAGCCGATCCCTGCATCGCCGGCAAAAGAGGCCGAATTTCAATGGGATATCGATTTTTATCGCGACATACCTTTTGAGAAAGTTGAAAAATTTTTAACGCCCATTCTTGACCTTGTTCCTCATCATATTGTGTTTGTTGATGGCAATGGCATTATTACGCTTTGTAACTTGCAAGCCGCCAACGACACCGGTGTGGACCGCGATGCGATCATTGGAAAACATATCCGCGAATTGTTGCAGCTACCCGATGAGCTGATTGTGACGCTGCAGTCCATTGAGAAAAAAGAACCCATCTATAACCAGGAAGTACTAGATCGCTTTTATGGCATCATTAATACGCGCATTATTTATCATGATGACGGCTCGATCAAACGGGTCATCAGCGTGTTCCAATCGTTGAATATGATGAAAGAAAACGAAAAACTTGCCGTCGCCGGCCGCATCGCCGCAGGAATTGCTCATGAAATTCGCAATCCGCTGACAACGGTTCGCGGCTATTTGCAATTTTTGAAAAGCGATCTTCCCGATCGAATTATTTCGCTGATCGATCGCCTGCTTATTCCCGAGCTGGATCGCGCCAACAGCATTATTACTGATTTCTTAAGCATCGCAAAGCCGGCGGATATAAAAATGGAAAAAATTAAAATCAACAAATTTATTCGTGAAGACGTCGGAATGCTGTTGCAGAGTGAAGCGCTGCTAAATAATGTAAATGTTTATTTTGATTTAGATGACCAGCTAGATCGATGCGAAATAAACGGCGATAAAAATCAGTTGTTGCAAGTGTTTCTGAATTTATTCCGCAATGCAGTCGAAGCAAAAATAAAAAAGACGATGAATGTCACGATTTCTAGCAAAAGATCCAACAACATGGTGCAAATTCAATTTTGCGATGACGGACCGGGCATACCGCCGTCAGTGATTGACCATATTTTTGATCCGTTTTTCTCGACAAAAGAAACAGGCACCGGCCTTGGGCTTTCACTATCGCGAAAAATCATCGAACTTCACAAAGGGACGATAAAAGTGCAAAGTGACGACAAAGGTACATGTTTTCTTATTGAGCTTCCCATTGGCGAAAAAAAGCTGTCCGTATAATAAACGGGACAGCTTTTTTTCCTGTACTTTTAACAACGATCTTTTTTTACATTTTATATTTAGAACAATGATTAATGAAAAAATCACCTTAAAAAGAAAAAAATTTCATTCTTGTTTCTTCCCCGTTTTTCTATTATTCTATATTAACAGTGCAATCTTTATAGAAAAGAGGCTGTTATCGATGCAGCAAACGATGACGTATAAAGAGAAAATCGTTCAATTGCTACATATTTTCCTTCCCGTATTCATCACCCAAGTCGGCCAATATGCGATGAATTTTGCCGATGTCACCATGTCTGGTCATGCCAGCTCAAAAGATTTGGCAGGAGTCGCGATTGGATCCAGCTTATGGGTTCCGGTCTTTACCGGAATGAGCGGCATTTTGCTGGCGCTAACTCCCATCGTTTCCCAGCATCTAGGAGCAAAGCGGCATGAACGAATTCCCCACGCGGTTATCCAAGCGATGTATTTAGCAGCCGCGATCGCCCTTTTTATCATTGCCATAGGCGCCATCTTTTTGCATCCGATTTTGGACCATATGGACCTAGACAGCAAGGTGCAGCGCGTCGCTTTCCACTATTTAACGGCCCTTTCCTTTGGCATCGCTCCGCTCTTTCTTTACTATGTTTTGCGCTGCTTTATCGATGCGCTTGGGCAGACGAAAATAACGATGTTGATCACCTTAACGGCGCTGCCGATCAATATTTTGTTCAACTACTTGCTTATTTACGGCCAATACGGATTTCCAAAGCTCGGCGGCGTCGGTACCGGCTATGCGACCGCCATTACCTACTGGTATTGCTTTTTTATCGCCGTTATTATTGTCCGAAAGTTTCAGCGTTTTTCCCGCTACCGACTGTTTGCGCGTTTTTATCCTCTCTCTTTCACCGCGTGGAAAGAACTTTTGAAAATTGGGGTGCCGATTGGTTTTGCGATTTTTTTTGAAACGAGCATTTTCGCCGCCGTTACGTTGCTGATGAGCGAATTTAGCACGACAACGATCGCTGCCCATCAAAGCGCCATGAATTTTGCTTCGTTTCTATATATGATCCCGCTCAGCATTTCGACCGCTTTGACCATTGCCGTCGGCTTTGAAGTCGGGGCGAATCGCTATCAAGATGCAAAGCAATACAGCTATCTTGGCATCGGCATGGCGGTAGCGACAGCTGCCGCAACATCGCTTTTGCTTTATTTTTTCCGCGCCGATATCGCCCGTATTTATACGAATGAACCTGATGTTTTGGCGCTGACGGCACAGTTTTTATTGTATGCGATTTTCTTTCAGTTTTCCGATGCGGTCGCCGCTCCCATCCAAGGAGCGCTTCGGGGCTACAAAGATGTTAATGCCACGTTTTGGGCCGCCTTCGTCGCCTACTGGGGCATTGGGCTTCCGCTCGGTTACACGCTTGCCAACTTTACTTCTCTAGGAGCGTTTGGCTACTGGATCGGGCTGATTTCAGGGCTGGCTGCTGGCGCCATATTTCTCTTTTTCCGCCTTCTTTCTATCCAGCGCCGCTACGGATATAGAAATGAACAAGGCTGACATGCATTTCAAGCTGTCAGCCTTCTTTCTTTAACGCTGCTTTTTCGTATATTCCCATATTCCGCGGTCGATTTTCCCTTTTTCCAATTCCCGTTCCTCCAAATTTTCCGTATGTATATCCCCTTCGTCCATCTGTTGAAAATAACCGAAGCGGGAGAGATGACGAACGAACTCCTCCTTTACTTCTCCTTTCACTGCAATTTCTTCAGCGAAAATGGCAAAAGATGCATGTATATAACTTCCTTGCTATCTAAAAATATTGGGAAGAAGCTTTACTCAGCCTCTTCCCATTTGTCGATGCTACTAGTTAGCCATTAGCACCATGTTGCTCCGACAATGATGAGCAAGATGAACAAGACAACGATCAGCACGAAACTAGAACCACGGCCATAGCCGAAGCCGCCGTAGCCAAAGCCACCGCCCCAGCCGCAGCCGCCCCAAGGGCCGCCGCCAAAGCCGTATAAACCAAATGGCATCATTCTTCACCTCCCTTGTGCAAAATCACTGGTTCTTAGTACATCCAGCCACCAATACACGCACATCCGACAATAATTAACAAGATGAACAAGACAACGACTAACGCAAATCCGCCACCGTAAGCTGCACCCACTTGAAAGCACCTCCTTCACTTTTGTACTAGTAGACTATTCAACTAACGGGTAAATGGTTAGATGTTTTCATAAAAATGGGTATTTGCCGAGTCTTTAGGAAAACAAAAAAAAAACGGACTGGCTCCTCCAATCCGTTTTTACACTTCGAGTGAATTCCGTTTCATCCATTTGTCACGCAGCCATTGCATTCGTTTTGTTTTAGCGAAAGAAAAAAGGATAAGCGCCCCCCAAATGCAGCTAAACGCATACATGTGCGTTTTCGTAAACGCCTCATGAAACAAAAACACGCCAAGCAGCAAGCTGATCGTCGGGGCAATGTATTGCAAAAACCCTAGCATGGTCATGGAAATTAATTTAGCCCCTTTGGCAAAATATAGAAGCGGGACGGCGGTGGCCGGACCGGCCCCAAGCAGCAATAACCCCTGCCAAACCGTCATCGATGATAACAAAGAAGGAACGTGGCTATACAAAACGAGAAGATAAATGAAGGAAAATGGTGTCACCGCCATCGTCTCGAGCGTCAAACCAATGGCAGAATCAAAGCTTGCCAATTTTTTTACCAGTCCGTAAAATCCGAATGAAAAGGCAAGCGACAGCGCAATCCACGGGAATGTTCCGTATTGAAAGGTCATGATACAGACTCCGAGGCAGGCGAGCGCAAAAGAAATCCACTGCCATACGTTAAGCCGCTCTTTTAACACGATCATTCCCAGCACAACGCTCACGAGCGGGTTAATATAATAGCCTAAACTCGTTTCGACAATATGGCCGTGATTGACGGCCCATATGTATATAAACCAGTTTGCGCTAATTAAAATGGCAGCTGCGCCGATTCCCCCCATTAACTTTGGCTGCCTGCAAATGGCGAACAGCTGATGTCGCCACGTTTTCAGCTGCCGGGTAGCCGACAGCAGTCCAATCATAAACAAAAACGACCAAGTGATGCGGTGCGCTAATATTTCCAGCGCCGGACGCGTTTCTAACAGTTTCCAATACAGAGGCAGTATGCCCCATAACAAATACGAAAACGCCGTATAGATGATCCCGATTTTTTCTTCGTGTGACTGGTTCACTTGCTTTATCTCCTTTTACTTTTATTGCTTCCGTTTCATTATAACCCCATTTCTGTTTCTTTCCAAGAAAAAACGCCTGTAACGAGCAGGCGTTTTTCCATTATCTAATTGCCGCTAGCACGATGATCAGCAAAATAAACAGCACGACGATTAATGCAAAGGAAAAGCCGTAGCCATAGCGATGTCCTCCGTATCCGTAGCCATAGTAAGGCATGCATCCGTCATAGCCCCACATGGTCCTCTCCCCCTTTTCTCAATAATGAATGACACATGCACAACTAACAATAATTAACAAAATAAACAGTACGACAATAACCGTAAAACCACTGTCGAATATGCCGCTCATGGCGGGCACCTCCTTCGTCTGTTCACCGCCATTATATGCAGCCGCCCAATCCCACGGGCGGGCCATCGCCCAATTTTACGAAAAAAAGATGGGCAGAAACGCTTGCCCGTCTTTACTTTTCTTTTGTGCCGTTTTCCCCCCACCAGCCTTTTTTCTTGAAATAAAGCGCAATCAGAACAGCCGTTGTCGCCATTAATAAAAGCGCAAAACCATAGCCGTATTTCCATTTTAGTTCCGGCATTACCGCAAAATTCATGCCGTACACCCCAGCGATAAACGTCATTGGCATAAAAATCACGCTCACTAACGTTAATGTTTTCATAATGACGTTCATATGATCGGATTTTAATGAAAGCTGCAAATCGAAAAT is a window encoding:
- a CDS encoding GNAT family N-acetyltransferase translates to MSLIETKRLQIIRFSMNCLEAAVEGKEALKKASGYDVAAEWPNRDYGEILPWLLEQWKKHPEQQKWSGLIVHKGNSMIIEEIGGKGAPDENGVIEIGYGIVPKYEGKGYATEAVRAFVHWLTQCPEVNKVVAECAKENIASKRVLEKAGFQLRAQDDAMLFWELKDNSPA
- a CDS encoding alpha/beta fold hydrolase: MQNAITLTHRGMTLRGMEHIPEKALGEKIPAVILFHGFTGTKLEPHRLFLKISRALEKKGIASFRFDFLGSGESDGDFEDMTISKEIEEAHAIVDFVKRDESIDPSRIYLLGLSMGGLVASVVAGERPNDVAKLILMAPAGNMYELIAETIRQGNIDVIAPYFDHGGNLVGHAFLEDLQTINVFERAKPYDGPVLLIHGTKDDVVPYRVSHLYEQLCYGNRATVHLIEGANHTFDAHRWETEVIKTILEFVS
- a CDS encoding DNA alkylation repair protein; its protein translation is MEPMLCPNCKTNRTRFHLIEQQPKAVKLHPQTGEIEREYTNETLEPFHLPYRGPSYRVQCGTCGLIEDAEMFIQRAKSSQ
- a CDS encoding DUF6154 family protein, yielding MKFVDELYEYYKNRLTGDEEDAEVMTMSILEELDRNDLLQLIQEMADEELMGMVGLYILESLKAKMAQDGIGQTKLRDMPIVH
- the ilvA gene encoding threonine ammonia-lyase gives rise to the protein MLTLNDVLEAREKMKGIVHQTPLEHSQTFSNLSGNNVYMKLENLQKTGSFKVRGSFNKIMSLTEEERKRGVIAASAGNHAQGVAYSSSMIGIPCTIVMPKGAPLSKVEATKGYGAEVILYGDVFDESLEYAFELQRQRGATFVHPFDDLAVMAGQGTIGLEILEQLPDADIVLCPVGGGGLLAGLAFTLKQLKPSIQVYGVESSACPGMTAALRHKKPVTITSSDTIADGIAVKKPGNITYKYIEKYVDGVVCVEEAEISRTMLYLLERNKLLVEGSAACPLAALLYQKLPFAGKKVVAILSGGNVDVTLISRIIERGLVESGRFVTFTTVISDKPGQLNKLLRIIAELEANVMSIHHQRIGAKVLPGQAEIHFSLETKNEEHIHQIHQVLLKEGYDVEFFR
- a CDS encoding MDR family MFS transporter, giving the protein MRNVLALHPISLHIIIGTLFARTASFMTIPFLSIYLTKVKGISPVEAGAIIGISSFVSLFAGFIGGHLSDRFGRKRVMLVSIWLWVLVFIGFAVADHVALFFLCNAFNGICRSFFEPSSRALLSDLTDQKKKLLVFNLRYAAINVGAAVGPLLGLKMGSASSTSAFWLTATIYMLYGASLLFLFRRYGDSRAVSAHPSKERVTLRSACNVLAHDKIFLLAMIGMILGTAGYSQFNSTIPQYLSSAPQFQNGVELFSYLIVVNAVSVLVMQYPISRIGKYFSPIVSIMSGTVTVGCGLFLFGFVDEPMLLVAAMVVFTMGEVMMFTMGDLFIDQIAKPNMKGLYFGAMGFTAIGNAFGPTLGGCFISLFGVSHGIYIFGLLALLSVLGFPFLLYAFHLMKGKKRYMQYSL
- a CDS encoding alanyl-tRNA editing protein, which translates into the protein MTEKLYYTSPTTSEWTTTITSAEKDGDTYLVTLAETAFYPEGGGQPFDNGVIAGIPVLEVFEKNEEVYHRLPSLPSASTVRCQIDMARRLDHTQQHSGQHLLSAVCIELFDAHTVGFHMGSEVVTIDLNVPSLSEEALTSIENRANEIIYANIPVETYYVTKEEAHQLPFRKLPEIEGDIRVVEIKGVDVSACCGTHVSRTGEIGMIKLLRTERHRGMTRLSFVCGKRALTDYQLSHRVVTAASLRLGTNRDMLLDVLGKWEAEKKEMQKRLEQYKEILFAIEAENAAQQAKQEQVVVRVYEQYTLKDIQTIAGIIANRYEKTAVLATTLEQRIAIAKAPSHLLHAGKWLKEMLASSSGKGGGNERQAQAVFPSTEEMQKFLRLLQDDIKKGSARD
- a CDS encoding two-component system sensor histidine kinase NtrB gives rise to the protein MDDLSYEHLKQRIAELEQQIQFYQNFIKKIPFPFVFTDYKTGMKLEKSCGKSTPIIKPIPASPAKEAEFQWDIDFYRDIPFEKVEKFLTPILDLVPHHIVFVDGNGIITLCNLQAANDTGVDRDAIIGKHIRELLQLPDELIVTLQSIEKKEPIYNQEVLDRFYGIINTRIIYHDDGSIKRVISVFQSLNMMKENEKLAVAGRIAAGIAHEIRNPLTTVRGYLQFLKSDLPDRIISLIDRLLIPELDRANSIITDFLSIAKPADIKMEKIKINKFIREDVGMLLQSEALLNNVNVYFDLDDQLDRCEINGDKNQLLQVFLNLFRNAVEAKIKKTMNVTISSKRSNNMVQIQFCDDGPGIPPSVIDHIFDPFFSTKETGTGLGLSLSRKIIELHKGTIKVQSDDKGTCFLIELPIGEKKLSV
- a CDS encoding MATE family efflux transporter, encoding MQQTMTYKEKIVQLLHIFLPVFITQVGQYAMNFADVTMSGHASSKDLAGVAIGSSLWVPVFTGMSGILLALTPIVSQHLGAKRHERIPHAVIQAMYLAAAIALFIIAIGAIFLHPILDHMDLDSKVQRVAFHYLTALSFGIAPLFLYYVLRCFIDALGQTKITMLITLTALPINILFNYLLIYGQYGFPKLGGVGTGYATAITYWYCFFIAVIIVRKFQRFSRYRLFARFYPLSFTAWKELLKIGVPIGFAIFFETSIFAAVTLLMSEFSTTTIAAHQSAMNFASFLYMIPLSISTALTIAVGFEVGANRYQDAKQYSYLGIGMAVATAAATSLLLYFFRADIARIYTNEPDVLALTAQFLLYAIFFQFSDAVAAPIQGALRGYKDVNATFWAAFVAYWGIGLPLGYTLANFTSLGAFGYWIGLISGLAAGAIFLFFRLLSIQRRYGYRNEQG
- a CDS encoding putative peptidoglycan binding domain-containing protein encodes the protein MKGEVKEEFVRHLSRFGYFQQMDEGDIHTENLEERELEKGKIDRGIWEYTKKQR
- a CDS encoding YjcZ family sporulation protein, producing MPFGLYGFGGGPWGGCGWGGGFGYGGFGYGRGSSFVLIVVLFILLIIVGATWC
- a CDS encoding YjcZ family sporulation protein produces the protein MGAAYGGGFALVVVLFILLIIVGCACIGGWMY